Proteins from a genomic interval of Kaistia defluvii:
- a CDS encoding sugar-binding transcriptional regulator yields the protein MARPKPDEQALINVARLRYEDGVPQNEIARNLQISEATVSRYLKLAMELGIVEIRVATRAFRNAALEARLMQRFGLSFAIVVDRRPTDVDRLQLLGNAVFRGIEDLVANDTVIGVSNGETVASVAAAGRMIRADNLSVVTLIGGVGRAEEASHTGEICRTLARRIGAQAWVLPVPAVVDSMEAAEALRSTSGVSDIFQLIDRVSIAIVGIGAMTEGASTFRNGLFPPSRVQAIIADGAVGSICARFYNAEGQVVHSDIDARTLSLPLDALPNVTHSIAVAMGPEKVPAIRAAMRGRMINALGTDAETAALLCEG from the coding sequence ATGGCACGCCCGAAACCGGACGAACAGGCGCTGATCAATGTCGCCCGGCTGCGCTATGAGGACGGAGTTCCCCAGAACGAGATCGCGCGAAACCTTCAGATCTCCGAGGCCACCGTCAGCCGATATCTGAAGCTGGCCATGGAACTCGGCATCGTCGAGATCCGCGTCGCAACAAGGGCGTTTCGCAACGCCGCGCTCGAAGCGCGCCTGATGCAGCGCTTCGGCCTCTCCTTCGCGATCGTGGTCGATCGGCGCCCTACCGACGTCGACCGGCTGCAACTGCTCGGCAACGCCGTCTTTCGCGGCATCGAGGACCTGGTTGCAAACGACACGGTGATCGGTGTTTCCAATGGCGAGACGGTGGCCAGCGTCGCCGCCGCTGGCCGGATGATCCGCGCCGACAATCTGTCCGTGGTGACTCTGATCGGAGGGGTCGGCCGCGCCGAGGAAGCGAGCCATACCGGCGAGATCTGCCGCACGCTGGCGCGCCGGATCGGCGCTCAGGCCTGGGTGCTGCCCGTCCCGGCCGTGGTGGACTCGATGGAGGCCGCGGAAGCCCTGCGCTCCACGTCAGGAGTCAGCGACATCTTCCAGTTGATCGATCGTGTGTCGATTGCCATCGTCGGCATCGGCGCCATGACGGAAGGCGCATCGACGTTTCGCAACGGCCTGTTTCCGCCGTCACGCGTCCAAGCCATCATAGCGGATGGCGCCGTCGGCTCGATCTGCGCGCGTTTCTACAATGCCGAAGGCCAGGTCGTGCACTCCGACATCGACGCGCGGACGCTTTCGCTGCCCCTGGACGCACTGCCGAACGTCACGCACAGCATCGCGGTGGCCATGGGCCCCGAAAAGGTCCCCGCCATCCGCGCGGCGATGCGCGGCCGCATGATCAATGCGCTCGGGACCGATGCGGAAACCGCCGCCCTGCTTTGCGAAGGCTGA
- a CDS encoding sigma-70 family RNA polymerase sigma factor yields the protein MSADVSGGASDQRRGRSDQRTADFQAERSRLLRLAYRMLGSLSDAEDVVQDAWLRWERTAGEIEFPTTYLTRIVTRLCLDEQKSARAQREIYVGPWLPDPLIGSVEPDEMIADDITVTLMLAMERLSPLERAAFLLHDVFDMALPQVAVTLGREPAAVRQLASRARKHVQAARPRFALEPAEADRIARAFFTAARDGDAAQLAELLAQDVEIHADGGGKVLALRNVVRGLERALRLFVGSHRKNVRAPTLLRTVKIDGLPGYISVDGDGLLQTTALDIRDGRIAAIYIVKNPDKLAHLSSAMAADDAEN from the coding sequence GTGTCAGCGGACGTTAGCGGCGGTGCCTCGGATCAGCGAAGGGGACGGAGCGATCAGCGCACTGCCGATTTTCAGGCGGAACGCAGTCGATTGCTGCGCCTCGCCTACCGAATGCTTGGTTCGCTCAGCGATGCCGAGGATGTCGTGCAGGATGCGTGGCTGCGCTGGGAGCGGACCGCGGGTGAGATAGAGTTCCCCACCACCTATCTGACCCGGATCGTCACCCGCCTGTGCCTTGACGAGCAAAAATCGGCACGCGCGCAACGCGAAATCTACGTCGGCCCATGGCTGCCGGACCCGCTGATAGGGTCGGTCGAGCCCGACGAAATGATCGCCGACGATATCACCGTTACGCTGATGCTGGCGATGGAGCGCCTGTCTCCCCTGGAGCGCGCGGCCTTCCTTCTCCATGACGTATTCGACATGGCCCTGCCTCAGGTGGCAGTCACCTTGGGGCGCGAGCCTGCCGCCGTTCGCCAGCTCGCATCACGCGCGCGCAAGCATGTCCAGGCGGCGCGGCCCCGATTCGCCCTGGAGCCGGCCGAAGCAGACCGGATCGCACGCGCTTTCTTCACCGCCGCGCGCGACGGCGACGCCGCGCAACTCGCTGAACTGCTGGCGCAGGATGTCGAGATCCATGCCGATGGCGGCGGCAAGGTGCTTGCCCTCCGCAATGTGGTGCGCGGACTCGAGCGCGCGCTCCGCTTGTTCGTCGGGTCCCACCGGAAGAATGTGCGTGCGCCGACCTTGTTGCGCACTGTGAAGATCGACGGCTTGCCAGGCTATATCAGCGTCGATGGTGACGGCCTCCTGCAGACTACCGCGCTCGATATTCGCGATGGCAGGATCGCCGCAATCTATATTGTCAAGAACCCCGACAAACTGGCTCACCTTTCGTCCGCTATGGCAGCCGACGACGCCGAAAACTGA
- a CDS encoding alpha/beta fold hydrolase has product MNKPTDGAVLHRLGGSDGQPVVVFIHGFGADRLSWLANAPSLTGSFQVWGVDLPGHGDAEPALGVSLDGLAETVLAGIMAQISGKVHLVGHSLGGAVALRLAECAPDRVQSLVLIAPVGLGRGIARDFTNGFAGLEEPDGALALLQRLVARPRLINRPMALHVLAHLDRPGRRQALSDLADGIPVIEQAAQLAIATIRQSDLPRMVIWGEDDAINPLDPELLASFGGEQHVLPGAGHLPQIEEIKRVNGWIQDFLTAHS; this is encoded by the coding sequence GTGAACAAGCCGACCGACGGAGCGGTGCTGCATCGGCTCGGCGGCAGCGACGGTCAGCCGGTCGTCGTTTTCATACACGGCTTCGGGGCGGACCGGCTTTCCTGGCTGGCCAACGCGCCTTCCCTGACAGGGTCGTTCCAGGTATGGGGCGTCGACCTTCCCGGGCATGGCGACGCGGAGCCCGCTCTCGGGGTCAGTCTGGACGGGCTCGCCGAGACTGTGCTCGCCGGCATCATGGCGCAGATATCCGGCAAGGTGCATCTCGTCGGCCATTCCCTGGGGGGCGCTGTCGCCCTCCGCCTGGCCGAATGCGCACCGGATCGGGTTCAGTCCCTCGTGCTGATAGCGCCGGTTGGACTTGGTAGAGGCATCGCCCGCGATTTCACTAACGGCTTCGCGGGGCTGGAGGAGCCCGACGGCGCGCTTGCCCTGCTTCAGCGGCTCGTGGCGCGGCCCCGCCTGATCAACAGGCCGATGGCGTTGCATGTGCTGGCGCATCTGGATCGACCGGGACGGCGTCAGGCACTGTCGGATCTGGCCGACGGCATCCCCGTCATCGAGCAGGCCGCGCAGCTCGCCATCGCCACGATCCGGCAAAGCGACCTGCCGCGGATGGTCATCTGGGGCGAGGATGACGCGATCAACCCGCTCGATCCGGAGCTTCTGGCGAGCTTCGGCGGCGAGCAGCACGTCTTGCCAGGTGCCGGCCATTTGCCGCAGATCGAGGAAATCAAACGCGTCAATGGATGGATCCAGGACTTCCTGACGGCGCATAGCTGA
- a CDS encoding carboxymuconolactone decarboxylase family protein: protein MSDNTRLIWHAVAPQGAKALFGIHHYITTGTNLPGELIHLVFLRVSQINGCAHCIDLHTRDLLKTMSIDKVALVPVWAEVPHLFPEQYRAALAWAEEVTLVSETHASDGAYVAAAAAFEPKDLVDLTITIAAMNAFNRLGAPFRLPVKALA, encoded by the coding sequence ATGAGCGATAATACACGGCTGATCTGGCACGCGGTCGCACCGCAGGGCGCAAAGGCGCTGTTCGGCATCCATCACTACATCACCACGGGCACCAACCTGCCGGGGGAACTCATCCATCTCGTCTTCCTGCGGGTCTCGCAGATCAACGGCTGTGCCCATTGCATCGACCTTCATACGCGGGACCTACTCAAGACGATGTCCATCGACAAGGTCGCGCTAGTACCAGTATGGGCAGAGGTGCCTCATCTTTTCCCAGAGCAGTATCGCGCTGCGCTGGCCTGGGCCGAAGAGGTGACGTTGGTCAGCGAAACACATGCGTCAGACGGAGCCTATGTGGCGGCTGCAGCTGCATTCGAGCCGAAGGATCTTGTCGATCTCACCATCACCATTGCTGCGATGAATGCCTTCAATCGCCTCGGCGCGCCATTCCGCCTGCCCGTAAAGGCGCTGGCCTGA
- the guaA gene encoding glutamine-hydrolyzing GMP synthase produces the protein MTDSILIIDFGSQVTQLIARRLREAGVYCEIHPFQNAEGAFARMQPKGVILSGSPASTSDIGSPRAPDAVFAAGVPVLGICYGEQTMMAQLGGRVETSEYREFGRAFVDIQEASPLFEGVWEKGTRHQVWMSHGDKVMALPEGFKVIAVSDGAPFAAIADETRRFYGVQFHPEVVHTPDGAKLLSNFAHRIVGLKSDWTMSAYREQMIEKIRKQVGKGRVLCALSGGVDSAVAAVLIHEAIGDQLTCVFVDHGLMRQDEGNQVVSLFREHFNIPLVSVDAADLFIGKLEGVSDPETKRKIIGGLFIDVFDAEAKKIASDGKGAPEFLAQGTLYPDVIESVSFSGGPSVTIKSHHNVGGLPARMNMKLVEPLRELFKDEVRALGRELGLPDSFVGRHPFPGPGLAIRLPGGVTREKLDILRKADAIYLDEIRKAGLYDTIWQAFAVLLPVQTVGVMGDGRTYDSVLALRAVTSVDGMTADFYPYDMNFLGRAATRIINEVKGINRVVYDVTSKPPGTIEWE, from the coding sequence ATGACCGACAGCATTCTCATCATCGATTTTGGATCGCAGGTAACGCAGCTCATCGCGCGTCGCCTCCGCGAAGCCGGCGTCTATTGCGAGATCCATCCGTTCCAGAATGCGGAGGGCGCTTTCGCCAGGATGCAGCCGAAGGGCGTGATCCTTTCCGGCAGCCCGGCCAGCACCAGCGACATCGGCTCACCGCGCGCGCCAGACGCCGTGTTCGCGGCGGGAGTCCCGGTCCTCGGCATCTGTTATGGCGAGCAGACGATGATGGCCCAGCTCGGCGGCCGCGTGGAAACCAGCGAGTATCGTGAGTTCGGCCGCGCCTTCGTCGATATCCAGGAAGCGTCGCCACTGTTCGAGGGCGTCTGGGAGAAGGGCACCCGCCATCAGGTCTGGATGAGCCACGGCGACAAGGTCATGGCTCTTCCCGAGGGCTTCAAGGTCATCGCCGTTTCCGACGGCGCGCCCTTCGCCGCCATCGCCGACGAGACCCGCCGCTTCTACGGCGTGCAGTTCCACCCGGAAGTCGTCCACACGCCGGACGGCGCGAAGCTTCTCTCGAACTTTGCGCACAGGATCGTCGGCCTCAAGTCCGACTGGACCATGTCGGCCTATCGCGAGCAGATGATCGAGAAGATCCGCAAGCAGGTCGGCAAGGGCAGGGTGCTCTGCGCGCTTTCGGGCGGCGTCGATTCCGCGGTCGCGGCCGTGCTGATCCACGAGGCGATCGGCGACCAGCTGACCTGCGTCTTCGTCGACCATGGGCTGATGCGCCAGGATGAGGGCAACCAGGTCGTCTCGCTGTTCCGCGAGCACTTCAACATCCCGCTGGTCAGCGTCGATGCGGCGGATCTGTTCATCGGCAAGCTTGAGGGCGTCTCGGATCCCGAGACCAAGCGCAAGATCATTGGCGGCCTGTTCATCGACGTGTTCGACGCCGAGGCGAAGAAGATCGCCAGCGACGGCAAGGGCGCGCCGGAGTTCCTGGCCCAGGGCACGCTCTACCCCGACGTGATCGAGAGCGTCTCCTTCTCGGGCGGTCCGTCGGTGACGATCAAGTCGCACCACAATGTCGGCGGCCTGCCGGCCCGCATGAACATGAAGCTGGTCGAGCCGCTGCGCGAATTGTTCAAGGACGAAGTGCGCGCGCTCGGCCGCGAGCTCGGCCTGCCGGACAGCTTCGTCGGCCGCCACCCCTTCCCGGGCCCCGGCCTCGCCATCCGCCTGCCCGGCGGCGTGACCCGCGAAAAGCTCGACATCCTCCGCAAGGCCGATGCGATCTATCTCGACGAGATCCGCAAGGCCGGCCTCTACGACACCATTTGGCAGGCGTTCGCGGTCCTGCTGCCGGTGCAGACGGTCGGCGTGATGGGCGACGGCCGCACCTATGACTCGGTGCTGGCGCTCCGCGCTGTGACTTCGGTCGACGGCATGACGGCGGATTTCTATCCCTACGACATGAACTTCCTCGGCCGCGCCGCGACCCGCATCATCAACGAGGTCAAGGGCATCAACCGCGTCGTCTACGACGTAACCAGCAAGCCCCCCGGTACGATCGAGTGGGAATGA
- the xylB gene encoding xylulokinase — translation MYLGIDIGTTATKAILVDESQRTLARATQDYATSRPAPGRSEQDPALWIGAVQSVLAVLRQSRPDAFAAVRALGLSGQMHSLVTLDAHHDVVRPAILWNDGRGAEQCAEMTASVPDLAEISGVLAMTSFTAAKLLWLRQNEPQLYDRVAHVLLAKDYVRFWLTGEIASDMSDAGGTQLFDQAQRQWSPAILDGLGIDRALMPPLLEGYEIAGRLRPAIAAQLGLRAGLPVACGGADVGTGAIGLGCAAPGSGFISLGTGVVYFVAQDRYAPKPDLVLHNFAHCTPGWYQMAAMLNGASALNWARKLMGVADIGALVSKVEARYAGPSSLMFLPYLSGERTPHGDSDIRGAFFGLSPASEPVDIAQAVMEGVAFSIRQADELLTQAGSPCAVPGLIGGGAQSLLWCRILSTVLGRNLARYDDADLGPSLGAARLAMIGEGGCDVSEIATPPDREEVISPFLDQIERYDRWFEAFKAMFPAVSAYSSHSDL, via the coding sequence ATGTATCTCGGAATCGATATCGGCACGACGGCGACCAAGGCCATCCTCGTGGACGAGAGCCAACGAACCCTGGCGCGGGCCACGCAGGACTACGCCACATCGCGACCCGCCCCGGGACGGAGCGAGCAGGATCCGGCGCTGTGGATCGGGGCGGTTCAGTCGGTGCTCGCGGTCCTGCGCCAATCGCGCCCCGACGCCTTCGCGGCGGTCCGGGCGCTGGGCCTTTCGGGGCAGATGCACTCGCTGGTGACCCTGGACGCCCATCATGACGTCGTGCGTCCCGCTATCCTATGGAACGACGGGCGCGGCGCCGAACAATGCGCGGAGATGACGGCCAGTGTGCCGGATCTCGCGGAGATATCTGGTGTTCTCGCCATGACGAGCTTCACCGCCGCGAAGCTGCTGTGGCTCCGGCAGAACGAGCCTCAGCTGTATGACCGCGTCGCGCATGTGCTGCTGGCGAAGGATTATGTGCGGTTCTGGCTCACGGGCGAGATTGCCAGCGACATGTCGGATGCCGGCGGCACGCAATTGTTCGATCAGGCCCAGCGGCAATGGTCGCCGGCCATTCTGGACGGGTTGGGCATCGACCGGGCCCTTATGCCTCCGCTTCTGGAAGGCTACGAGATCGCCGGCCGTTTGCGCCCCGCTATCGCCGCGCAGCTCGGCCTGCGGGCCGGCCTGCCGGTTGCTTGCGGCGGCGCCGATGTCGGCACGGGCGCGATCGGTCTCGGCTGCGCCGCGCCGGGCTCGGGCTTCATTTCTCTTGGTACGGGTGTCGTCTATTTCGTGGCGCAGGACCGCTACGCGCCCAAGCCCGACCTCGTGCTGCACAATTTCGCCCATTGCACGCCCGGCTGGTATCAGATGGCCGCCATGCTGAACGGCGCCAGCGCCCTGAACTGGGCCCGGAAGCTGATGGGCGTGGCCGATATCGGCGCGCTGGTGTCGAAGGTGGAGGCCCGATATGCCGGGCCGTCGTCCCTGATGTTCCTGCCCTATCTGAGCGGCGAGCGCACCCCGCATGGCGACAGCGACATTCGCGGCGCCTTCTTCGGGCTCAGTCCGGCCTCCGAGCCGGTCGATATCGCCCAGGCCGTGATGGAGGGGGTGGCCTTTTCGATCCGCCAGGCCGACGAGCTGCTGACGCAAGCCGGCAGTCCCTGCGCCGTTCCCGGCCTCATCGGCGGCGGCGCGCAGAGCCTGCTCTGGTGCCGTATTCTCTCCACCGTGCTGGGCCGCAATCTGGCGCGCTACGACGATGCCGATCTCGGGCCGTCGCTTGGCGCGGCCCGCCTGGCCATGATCGGGGAGGGCGGATGCGATGTTTCCGAGATCGCAACGCCTCCCGACCGCGAAGAAGTGATCTCTCCGTTCCTCGATCAGATCGAGCGCTATGACCGGTGGTTCGAGGCCTTCAAGGCGATGTTCCCGGCGGTGTCAGCCTATTCGTCGCATTCGGATCTCTAG
- a CDS encoding alpha-ketoacid dehydrogenase subunit alpha/beta, translating into MPKEITVDPQIVRQKSTVSFAEIPVNAYATPFAEERAKRGDAALREVLRHMLVIREFESMLGSFKATGAYAGIPFNYKGPAHLSIGQEGAAVGAALALEPEDHIFGSHRSHGEFIAKGLSAIARLDEAALQAIMAGHQDGALLQSVRTHLGGEGKALAENFLLFGLLSEIFMRANGFNGGMGGSMHAFFPPFGAYPNNAIVGASGGIATGAALRRKLSGAKGITVANSGDGSTGCGPVWEAMNFASMAQFETLWGEKRGGLPVLFFFNNNFYAMGGQTIGETMGWDRLSRIGAAINPASMHAETVDGSNPLAVADAVARKRALLLEGKGPALLDVECYRISGHSTTDASVYRSREEMQLWEPHDPIVLFQNQLLAEGILTEASLAEMRAQVVAQVTAVTAAAVNPEAAPIVDVRADPTLIGKLMFSHNEIPVPATAAPLLAAPETSARIRQNAKKARFGLSETGEKLSSMRAITLRDGLFESVLHHMTQDPSLIAYGEECREWGGAFGVYRGLSEILPYDRLFNSPISEAAIVATAVGYALEGGRSLVELMYGDFIGRAGDEIFNQMAKWHAMSAGALKVPVVLRCSVGSKYGAQHSQDWSSLVAHIPGLKVIYPATPYDAKGLLASALSSDDPVVFFESQRLYDTVEQFRPDGVPTDYYRIPIGEPDIKRVGSDLTILTIGPSLYSAIAAADELQANYGISAEIIDARTLVPFHYEKVLESVKKTGRLLLVSEASERGSFAMTLSSNITRFAYGDLKAAPRVLGSPNWIVPGAEMESTYFPQVDDILDAVTSDFFPEKRVNRRGVRDWNDLDLARLAL; encoded by the coding sequence ATGCCTAAGGAAATTACAGTCGACCCGCAGATCGTGCGGCAAAAATCGACGGTTTCTTTCGCCGAGATCCCTGTAAACGCCTATGCGACTCCCTTTGCCGAGGAGCGGGCGAAACGAGGCGATGCGGCGCTGAGGGAAGTCCTCCGCCACATGCTGGTCATCCGGGAATTCGAATCCATGCTGGGTTCGTTCAAGGCGACCGGCGCCTATGCGGGCATCCCGTTCAACTACAAGGGTCCGGCGCACCTCTCCATCGGCCAGGAAGGCGCGGCGGTCGGCGCGGCGCTGGCGCTGGAGCCCGAGGATCACATTTTTGGAAGCCATCGCAGCCATGGCGAGTTCATCGCCAAGGGGCTGTCGGCGATCGCCCGACTGGATGAGGCTGCGCTGCAGGCTATCATGGCCGGGCATCAGGACGGCGCGCTGTTGCAGTCGGTCCGCACGCATCTGGGCGGTGAAGGCAAGGCGCTGGCCGAGAACTTCCTGCTGTTCGGGCTGCTGTCGGAAATCTTCATGCGCGCCAACGGCTTCAATGGCGGCATGGGGGGCAGCATGCACGCCTTCTTCCCACCTTTCGGCGCCTATCCGAACAATGCGATCGTCGGTGCGTCCGGCGGGATCGCCACCGGCGCGGCGCTGCGCCGGAAGCTGAGCGGCGCCAAGGGCATCACCGTCGCCAACAGTGGTGACGGCTCGACTGGCTGCGGACCCGTCTGGGAGGCGATGAACTTCGCGTCCATGGCGCAGTTCGAAACGCTCTGGGGCGAGAAGCGCGGCGGATTGCCGGTACTTTTCTTCTTCAACAACAATTTCTACGCCATGGGCGGACAGACGATCGGCGAAACGATGGGCTGGGACCGGCTGTCGCGCATCGGTGCGGCGATCAATCCGGCCTCCATGCATGCCGAGACCGTGGACGGCTCCAATCCGCTCGCCGTCGCCGACGCCGTGGCGCGCAAGCGCGCGCTGCTGCTGGAAGGGAAGGGGCCGGCGTTGCTCGATGTCGAGTGCTACCGCATCAGCGGCCACTCGACGACGGACGCCAGCGTCTATCGCTCGCGCGAGGAAATGCAGCTCTGGGAGCCGCATGATCCGATCGTGCTGTTCCAGAACCAGCTTCTGGCCGAGGGCATCCTGACCGAGGCGAGCCTCGCGGAGATGCGGGCACAGGTCGTTGCGCAGGTCACCGCCGTCACGGCGGCGGCCGTCAACCCCGAAGCCGCGCCGATCGTCGACGTGCGCGCCGATCCGACCCTGATCGGCAAGCTGATGTTCAGCCACAACGAGATTCCGGTGCCTGCGACCGCAGCGCCGCTGCTGGCCGCGCCGGAGACATCGGCCCGCATCCGTCAGAACGCCAAGAAGGCTCGTTTCGGCCTGTCGGAGACCGGCGAAAAGCTGTCCTCCATGCGCGCCATCACCTTGCGCGACGGCCTGTTCGAGTCGGTCCTGCATCACATGACCCAGGATCCGAGCCTGATCGCCTATGGCGAGGAGTGCCGCGAATGGGGTGGCGCCTTCGGCGTTTATCGCGGTCTCTCCGAGATCCTTCCCTATGACCGCCTGTTCAACTCGCCGATCTCCGAGGCTGCCATCGTCGCCACGGCGGTCGGATACGCACTGGAGGGTGGACGGTCCCTCGTCGAGCTGATGTATGGCGATTTCATCGGCCGCGCCGGCGACGAGATCTTCAACCAGATGGCGAAGTGGCACGCGATGTCGGCCGGGGCCCTGAAGGTTCCCGTGGTGCTGCGCTGCTCGGTCGGCAGCAAATATGGAGCGCAGCATTCGCAGGACTGGTCGTCGCTGGTCGCCCATATTCCCGGGCTCAAGGTCATCTATCCGGCGACGCCCTATGATGCGAAGGGACTGCTGGCCTCGGCGCTTTCCAGCGACGATCCGGTCGTCTTCTTCGAGAGCCAGAGGCTTTACGACACCGTCGAGCAGTTCCGTCCCGATGGCGTGCCGACCGACTATTATCGGATCCCGATCGGCGAGCCGGATATCAAGCGGGTGGGGTCGGATCTGACCATTCTGACCATCGGACCGTCGCTCTATTCCGCGATTGCCGCCGCGGATGAATTGCAGGCCAATTACGGCATCTCGGCCGAGATCATCGACGCCCGCACGCTGGTGCCGTTCCACTACGAAAAGGTGCTGGAGTCGGTGAAGAAGACCGGACGGCTCCTCCTGGTTTCCGAAGCGTCCGAACGCGGCAGTTTCGCCATGACGCTGTCGAGCAACATCACCCGATTTGCCTATGGAGACCTGAAGGCTGCGCCGCGCGTCCTGGGCTCCCCGAACTGGATCGTTCCCGGCGCGGAGATGGAATCGACCTATTTCCCTCAGGTCGACGATATTCTCGATGCCGTCACCAGCGATTTCTTCCCGGAGAAGCGCGTCAATCGTCGGGGCGTCCGCGATTGGAACGACCTCGACCTCGCCCGCCTCGCGCTTTAG
- a CDS encoding lipoyl domain-containing protein, translated as MDIPLLMPQLGNETTEAELTEWLKAVGDPVREGEQILILTTTKLSMEIEAPATGVLKEIVVPEGDIAEIGATLAIIAAD; from the coding sequence ATGGATATCCCGCTGCTGATGCCGCAACTGGGCAATGAGACGACTGAAGCGGAACTGACGGAGTGGCTGAAAGCCGTGGGCGATCCCGTCCGCGAGGGCGAGCAGATCCTCATCCTCACGACGACCAAGCTCAGCATGGAGATCGAGGCGCCGGCGACGGGCGTCCTCAAGGAGATTGTCGTGCCGGAAGGCGATATTGCCGAGATCGGCGCGACCCTTGCCATCATCGCAGCCGATTAG
- a CDS encoding sugar-binding transcriptional regulator, translating to MAKLLRSAQQVLSDTSSLRLRAAWLYYNQGLTQKDVAEKLGVSRTTIIRMLDEAVKRGEVQIWINEGIQECIELGLQLEAAFGLDEAIVVPGADDVEGTAKAVGLALGQFLSDAIPDDCTIGVGWGRTLTASLASFRPVRRERVRVVSLLGGVLEAHQVNPIEFSWRLASQIGAECYLFLSPLLVDSKETKRHLIERCGLDRLYRLAEDLDIAVISVGDISASATSLSQTLISPQELQELVEVGCVGDAICNFLDAEGRSVPHALNDRVMSVDLDKVSKARHVVLATGGAKRAVAIHATMKRVGCHTLITDEAAAKALLAMAR from the coding sequence TTGGCCAAGCTGCTACGCTCCGCACAGCAGGTACTTTCCGATACGTCGTCGCTCCGGTTGCGAGCCGCGTGGCTCTACTACAATCAGGGCCTGACGCAGAAGGACGTGGCCGAGAAGCTGGGCGTCAGCCGGACGACGATCATTCGCATGCTCGACGAGGCCGTAAAACGCGGCGAGGTGCAGATCTGGATCAATGAGGGGATCCAGGAGTGCATCGAACTCGGCCTGCAGCTCGAGGCGGCGTTCGGCCTGGACGAGGCGATCGTCGTGCCGGGCGCAGACGATGTCGAAGGGACTGCCAAGGCGGTCGGCCTCGCCCTGGGTCAATTCCTGTCGGATGCGATCCCGGATGACTGCACCATCGGTGTCGGCTGGGGCCGGACCCTGACGGCTTCGCTTGCCAGCTTTCGACCGGTGCGGCGTGAGCGCGTGCGTGTCGTCTCCCTGCTCGGCGGCGTGCTCGAGGCCCATCAGGTCAATCCGATCGAGTTCTCGTGGCGGTTGGCCAGCCAGATCGGGGCCGAATGCTACCTGTTTCTGTCGCCTCTCCTGGTCGATTCCAAGGAGACGAAGCGCCATCTGATCGAGCGCTGCGGTCTCGATCGCCTGTATCGGCTGGCGGAGGACCTCGACATCGCCGTAATCAGCGTCGGCGATATCAGTGCAAGCGCGACCTCGCTCTCCCAGACGCTGATTTCACCGCAGGAGTTGCAGGAACTGGTCGAGGTCGGCTGCGTCGGCGACGCCATCTGCAATTTTCTGGATGCGGAAGGACGTTCCGTCCCGCACGCGCTGAATGACCGCGTGATGTCGGTCGATCTCGACAAGGTCAGCAAGGCGCGCCACGTCGTCCTGGCGACGGGTGGCGCCAAGCGCGCCGTCGCCATCCACGCGACGATGAAACGCGTCGGCTGCCATACGCTGATCACCGACGAGGCAGCCGCCAAGGCGCTTCTCGCCATGGCGCGGTGA